The Populus trichocarpa isolate Nisqually-1 chromosome 2, P.trichocarpa_v4.1, whole genome shotgun sequence genome has a window encoding:
- the LOC7472660 gene encoding U-box domain-containing protein 4, with protein MDMEKKNSANFKYMGRSISDLSVNDDSLAFSDCNSDKSGEFPASASQSRRLLLSCAADNSDDLIRQLVSDLESCSIDEQKQAAMEIRLLAKNKPENRLKIAKAGAIKPLISLISSSDSQLQEYGVTAILNLSLCDENKGLIASSGAIKPLVRALKTGTSTAKENAACALLRLSQMEENKVAIGRSGAIPLLVCLLETGGFRGKKDSATALYLLCSVKENKIRAVQAGIMKPLVELMADFGSNMVDKSAFVLSMLVTVPEAKTAVVEEAGIPVLVEIVEVGSQRQKEIAVSILLQICEDNMVYCSMVAREGAIPPLVALSQSGTNRAKQKAEALIELLRQLRSGNAAAKTSDVSV; from the coding sequence ATGGATATGGAGAAGAAGAATTCTGCTAATTTCAAGTATATGGGGAGGAGCATTAGTGATTTGAGTGTTAACGACGATTCCTTAGCTTTCAGTGACTGTAACAGCGACAAATCCGGAGAGTTCCCTGCTTCGGCGTCTCAGAGTCGAAGATTATTACTATCCTGTGCAGCGGATAATTCCGATGATCTGATACGCCAACTGGTATCGGATCTTGAGTCCTGTTCGATTGACGAGCAAAAACAAGCTGCCATGGAGATCAGACTCCTCGCCAAGAACAAACCAGAGAATCGCCTCAAAATCGCTAAAGCTGGTGCAATTAAGCCTTTAATTTCGCTAATTTCATCGTCTGATTCTCAGCTTCAAGAGTACGGTGTCACTGCTATTTTGAATCTATCACTCTGTGATGAGAATAAAGGATTGATAGCTTCATCAGGCGCGATTAAGCCATTAGTTAGGGCTCTTAAAACAGGGACATCGACGGCGAAAGAGAACGCTGCGTGTGCTTTGCTTCGTTTATCACAAATGGAAGAGAATAAAGTCGCAATCGGCCGGTCAGGAGCGATTCCTCTTCTGGTATGCCTGCTCGAAACCGGAGGATTTCGCGGGAAAAAAGATTCAGCAACTGCTTTATATTTGCTGTGCTCGGTTAAGGAGAATAAAATCAGGGCCGTCCAAGCTGGGATCATGAAGCCACTAGTGGAGCTAATGGCTGATTTCGGGTCAAACATGGTGGACAAGTCAGCGTTTGTTTTGAGCATGTTGGTTACGGTTCCTGAAGCGAAAACCGCAGTTGTTGAAGAAGCAGGGATTCCAGTTCTGGTAGAGATTGTTGAAGTTGGGTCCCAGAGGCAAAAGGAGATTGCGGTTTCGATACTGTTGCAGATTTGTGAAGATAACATGGTGTATTGCTCTATGGTTGCTCGAGAAGGAGCGATTCCTCCCTTGGTGGCTTTGTCACAATCCGGCACTAATCGCGCCAAGCAGAAG